From the genome of Candidatus Promineifilum breve, one region includes:
- a CDS encoding arginase family protein: MNDRMILTPYFLDEYDPIIAALAGDDWRVVTPDLPNGDQLARLSAIHRALAAEVRAALAAGERPVSIAGDCCATLGVLAGLQGAGQEPALVWLDAHGDFNTADTTPSGFLGGMPLAMAVGLGDQTLVEGAGLRPWPEPKVILSDARDLDPGERDNVARAAIRHVPDVESLLQPGALPDGPLYVHFDADVIDPSEAPAMTYAAPGGPASETVRDVLRSLNATNRLAAISVTLWTPALDHDGETRAVVQGAINALLGR, translated from the coding sequence ATGAACGACCGTATGATCCTGACCCCCTACTTCCTCGATGAATACGACCCAATCATCGCCGCGCTGGCCGGCGACGACTGGCGCGTGGTGACTCCCGACCTGCCCAACGGCGACCAATTGGCGCGGCTGAGCGCCATCCACCGCGCTCTGGCCGCCGAAGTGCGCGCCGCCCTGGCCGCCGGCGAGCGGCCGGTGTCGATTGCCGGTGACTGCTGCGCCACGTTGGGCGTGCTGGCCGGGCTGCAAGGGGCGGGGCAGGAGCCGGCGCTCGTCTGGCTCGACGCCCACGGCGACTTCAACACGGCCGACACCACCCCCAGCGGCTTCCTGGGCGGCATGCCCCTGGCGATGGCCGTCGGTCTGGGCGATCAGACGCTGGTCGAAGGCGCGGGCTTGCGGCCGTGGCCGGAGCCGAAGGTCATCCTCAGCGACGCCCGCGACCTCGACCCCGGCGAGCGCGACAACGTGGCCCGCGCGGCCATTCGCCACGTGCCCGATGTGGAGAGCTTGCTGCAACCCGGCGCGCTGCCCGACGGCCCGCTCTACGTCCACTTCGACGCCGACGTCATCGACCCGTCGGAGGCCCCGGCCATGACCTATGCTGCCCCCGGCGGCCCCGCATCGGAGACGGTGCGCGACGTATTGCGCAGCCTGAACGCCACCAACCGGCTGGCGGCCATCTCCGTCACCCTGTGGACGCCCGCACTCGACCACGACGGCGAAACGCGGGCCGTGGTGCAGGGGGCGATCAACGCGCTACTCGGCCGCTAA
- a CDS encoding YceI family protein, which yields MAWQVDKSHTHVNFVARHMMISKVRGEFADTDITVNFDENNPTATTVTVAIKADSINTRDAQRDAHLKSPDFLNAEAYPVLTFQSKRVEQHSPTRGKLIGDLTIRDLTKEVALDVEYSGVMKGPWGGSSAGFSGKTTINRKDWGLNWNVALEAGGWLVSEQVTIEIELELAQVAEPVAEVA from the coding sequence ATGGCCTGGCAAGTAGATAAAAGTCACACCCACGTAAACTTTGTGGCCCGCCACATGATGATCAGCAAGGTGCGCGGCGAGTTCGCCGACACCGACATAACCGTCAACTTCGACGAGAACAACCCGACGGCTACGACCGTCACTGTCGCCATCAAGGCCGACAGCATCAACACCCGCGACGCGCAGCGCGACGCCCATCTGAAGTCGCCCGATTTCCTCAACGCCGAGGCTTACCCGGTGTTGACCTTCCAGAGCAAGCGCGTGGAGCAGCACAGCCCGACGCGCGGCAAGCTGATCGGCGACCTGACCATCCGCGACCTCACCAAGGAAGTCGCCCTGGACGTGGAGTATTCGGGCGTGATGAAGGGGCCGTGGGGCGGCAGCAGCGCCGGTTTCTCCGGCAAGACGACGATCAACCGCAAGGATTGGGGGCTGAACTGGAACGTGGCCCTGGAGGCCGGCGGCTGGCTGGTCAGCGAGCAGGTGACCATCGAGATCGAACTGGAACTGGCCCAGGTGGCCGAGCCGGTGGCCGAAGTGGCCTAA
- a CDS encoding TetR/AcrR family transcriptional regulator yields MDRIDLNPAGGVGTTERHERADAAANRALILRTAEQLFRERGVANVCMAEIAEAAGVGKGTLYRRFANKGELCLALMDTQMAEFQNAMLNLFAGLTAQGVPYRRQLARFLTALVEFTEMHSPLLVEVERAGMIQGDPRLNLPHFWQYITVSALLRAAARQGELAPGLDLDYLGEALLAPLHVDTFRFQRHVRGYSTERIAAGLSSLVELLAGRE; encoded by the coding sequence ATGGATCGCATTGATTTAAACCCGGCGGGGGGCGTCGGGACAACGGAGCGCCACGAGCGGGCCGATGCCGCCGCCAATCGCGCCCTCATCCTGCGCACGGCCGAGCAGCTATTCCGCGAGCGCGGCGTCGCCAACGTGTGCATGGCCGAGATCGCCGAGGCCGCCGGCGTGGGCAAGGGCACCCTCTACCGCCGCTTCGCCAACAAGGGCGAGCTGTGCCTGGCCCTCATGGACACCCAGATGGCCGAGTTCCAGAACGCCATGCTGAACCTGTTCGCCGGTCTGACCGCTCAGGGCGTGCCCTACCGGCGGCAACTGGCCCGCTTTCTGACCGCCCTGGTCGAATTCACCGAGATGCACTCGCCGCTGCTGGTCGAGGTCGAGCGAGCGGGCATGATCCAGGGCGACCCGCGGCTGAACCTGCCCCACTTCTGGCAATACATCACCGTCAGCGCCCTGCTGCGCGCGGCGGCGCGGCAGGGGGAGCTGGCTCCCGGCCTCGACCTGGACTACCTGGGCGAGGCGCTCCTGGCCCCGCTCCACGTCGATACCTTCCGCTTCCAGCGCCACGTGCGCGGCTACTCCACCGAGCGCATTGCTGCCGGGCTTAGCTCGCTGGTCGAGTTGCTGGCTGGAAGAGAATGA
- a CDS encoding VOC family protein, translating to MPPPHIGRVALAVTDLDRSIRYYEDVIGLTLLARDGDTAHLGAGDVGFLWLTGQPGARPVQRATGLYHFAILVPSRRDLARTLHHLLAIDGALGGWADHLVSEALYLTDPDGHGIEIYRDRPRAEWPYLGQQLRMASDPLDARGILAELNGPPDSHVMAPGTFVGHVHLQVATIAATEQFYIGLLGLDRVLRFGPSATFLSYNGYHHHLGANTWTGENLPPAPADAARLLWYELVLPDAAAVSAIAERLDAANYLFEQDASGLWVVDPSGIRVLLTADR from the coding sequence ATGCCCCCACCCCACATCGGCCGCGTCGCCCTGGCCGTGACCGATCTCGATCGTTCGATTCGCTACTATGAGGACGTCATCGGCCTGACGCTATTGGCGCGCGATGGCGACACGGCGCACCTGGGCGCGGGCGACGTGGGCTTCCTGTGGCTGACCGGGCAACCGGGAGCGCGGCCGGTGCAGCGCGCGACCGGGCTCTATCACTTCGCCATCCTCGTGCCCTCGCGCCGCGATTTGGCCCGCACGCTGCATCATTTGCTGGCGATCGACGGGGCGCTGGGCGGCTGGGCCGATCATCTGGTGAGCGAGGCGCTCTATCTGACCGACCCCGATGGCCACGGCATCGAGATCTACCGCGATCGGCCGCGGGCCGAGTGGCCCTACCTCGGCCAACAGTTGCGCATGGCCAGCGACCCGCTGGACGCGCGCGGCATCCTGGCCGAGCTAAACGGCCCGCCGGACAGCCACGTCATGGCTCCCGGCACGTTCGTCGGCCACGTGCACCTGCAAGTGGCGACGATCGCGGCCACGGAGCAGTTCTATATCGGGCTGCTGGGGCTGGATCGGGTGCTGCGCTTTGGGCCGTCGGCGACGTTCCTGTCGTACAACGGCTATCACCACCACCTGGGGGCCAACACCTGGACCGGCGAAAACCTGCCGCCCGCCCCGGCCGATGCGGCGCGGTTGTTGTGGTATGAGCTGGTGCTGCCTGATGCGGCGGCGGTGAGCGCCATTGCTGAGCGGCTGGACGCGGCCAATTACCTGTTCGAGCAGGATGCCTCCGGGCTGTGGGTTGTTGATCCGTCGGGGATAAGGGTGCTGCTGACGGCCGATAGGTAG